TCAGGCTCACGTGCTTTATGGGGTTGATGAGGGCTTCTGCATAGTCTGGGAGGCCAGGGCGGAAGGCACGGGGTCAGGGCTGCAAGCCCAGGGCCACACCTCCCCTGTGGCAGGCTGCCCTGGCTTAGGTCCCTTGGGCTCTCCCTGAACTGGGGTACACAGTGCCCCCACCCCGACCCCGCCACAGCACACCCTGGTGGTCATCTGGGATGTAGTCCGAAGCCTCGGTATAGATGAGCAGGGCTGGCAGGCACAGCGGCTGGTTGGCCTCATTCCGCAGGCAGACGTAGTGGTACCCTGGGGGGACACAGACATGTCAGCTGAGCCCTTGCTGGATCTCTGCACACACCACACCCTTCACCATGTGCTGTCAAGGGCCCTGTCCCCCATGGCCTCACCCGAGCGGATGGCAGAGACAGGCAGGATCCGGTGTCCCACGAACTTGCCACCCTCCTCAAAGGCCGCAATGCGTAGTGAAGCCAGCGTGGGCAGCACCACCTGCGGGCCCAGACAGGTGCTGAACCCAGGCCGCCCCACACTCCACCTAGGTCACCACTGTCCTGGAGCTGACAGCTGATCATGTCTTCACAGCCTGACCCAGCGGCTGGCCagtgggaccctgagcccagggGACAGCACACCCACGGACCCGCTCAGAACTCTGAGTCCATCCCCAAGGCTGGCCTGCAGAGGCCCTGACCACACAGAGTGCAGGGAGGCTGGGGACAGCCACACGAGTTCCAGGCCACCACCTCAGGCAGGCCCTCGTGGTCTGCGGGCCCCTCCCCTTCGCCCTCAAAGAGGGCAGAGGGCCCAAGATGAGCCCGGCTCTCCCCAcagcccccaccctccccccagctCACCTTGGGGAAGTCAAAAGGCTCCTCGTCCCACACGGGGTTGAATGAATTCCCCTGCGAGGTCTTCGTGCGGTACTTGCGCCGGGTGTCCACAGGGAGACCAAACATGTCCACCTCCACATAGATGCCCACCTTGCGGTCAGACAGGAACTGTCCTGAGATCACCTGGGGGCGGGGCCAAGGAGGGTGAGGTGGGCGCTGAGAGTACCCCCCCGCCAGGTCTACCCCCACCTGAACCCTGCCAGGCCCCACCTTGACCCGCAGGGCATTGGCCACAATTCCATCCACGATGACCTCGGTGAAGGGGTCGAAGGACTTGTCTGGCCGCCGCATGAACTCTGGCTTAAGCAGGTACCCGCTGCGCCCATTGTACTCAAATACGCCCGCGTTGAGCTGCATCGCCACATCTGGGGGTCACCCCAGGGAGGGCAAGGGTCACACATAGGCCACCCGGAGGTCAGGTGGCATTAGGGTCTAGACGTGGGCAAGTGATGGGTCGCTGGGGTAGGCCAAGGTCAATCAGGGTGAAGGTTTGTATACACGTCTGATCTGGGAAGCTGGCATTAGACAAGGTCAGGGGTCAAGGCTGGGGCCGGGACTCACCCAGCGTCTGGAAGTTGAGCGCAACAAGCTGGCAACCCACGTTCCAGAAAAGCTGAGGCATGTAGTTGGAGGAGTCCACACGTGTGCCCTTGGGGTAGATGCGGCTCAGCTGCTGTTTGTTGTATCTGAGGTTGGAGGTCAGGGGCCACACGGCTGCTAGCGGCCATCCCTCACACCCCGCCTCCTGCCCACAGGAGCACcccttcttggcttctgttcccTCCTTGCCAGGGCCCCTGAGCCGTCCCTGCGCCCACTCCTAAACTCCAGGCTAGgcccctgtgtgggtggcaggatacTCCACAAACTCCAGGGGGCTCTTGGTCAGCTGCTCCATGGCCTTGGTTTCCACGAATGATGACATCTCAAAGCACTTGTTCCTCTCTGCCGTGTGAGGGTGGCGGGGGCACAGCAGCGTCCATCAGGCCTGGCAGGGCCTGATGCCGCcgacccccgcccccacccccatttcctACCCCTCCGCCAACTCACTCCGAGCAGCCTCGAAGGACTTGAATTTGACAGGCTCGATGTAGTTGACCAGTGTGGACATCTCCTCTGTGGCATTGACTTCGCTGCTGGCCGTGCCCTGCAACCCCCACAGCCCAGTCAGTGGTGCCAAGCagggggcccctgcacctgctcacTGAGTGGCTCTGCACAGTAGCTTCTGGCCAGGGGCTGACAGCCCCAATTCTGCCGGCCCTCCAGACCCGCCTGAGCTCCCACACCTCTGTTCTACAGCTTCAGTCACTTCTGTGTACTATGTATGTGAGCCCCAAGTTTCTATTTGCAGGTGTTCCTTCCTGTCACCACCCCGCCCTGCTGCTAGCTGACCTCCTCTGCTaccccttccttccctgctccccagcaCCCCAGGAGCACCAGGGCTGGCCCCAGGAGTTGCAGCCACCTCTTGGGAAACCAGCGCATGCACCTCCCACGTCACCCTGCCTGGACACCAGACCTCATCAGTGGTTGGCTTCTTGGGGTccgtctgctcctcctcctcttcctcttcctcctcctcctcacggTCTGCCTCGGGGCCCCGTTGCAGGCCTTCCTCGCCCAGGGACTTGCGAGGCTCCAGGCCGGGTTTCTCCAGCCCCACGTCCTCCCCATTGCTCAGGCCGGGGCAGCTGTCAGAGCTGGGAGACCCTGCAGACACCAGGGCCGCGGGGGCCAGGGGTCAGCACGTGCACCACTCATGTTTGTGGCCCATGTCTGGGGAGTGGCAGTGACCGGGCAGGGACCTCACGTGGTATGTTTAGGACAAAGAAGAGAGAAGTCAGGGCTCCATGGTGGTGAacggggggtgtgtgtgtgttagtcatAGGTCAAAAATCAAGGTCTGAATCACATACAGCCCGGAGGCAGGCAAGGTGACCCACAGGGGTGAGAAGTCATGAGCGAGGGTACAGCATGGCTTGAGGGGTCAGCAGTCAGGGGTCCATCCTGATACAGTGAGGGGGCTTACAGCGCAGGGGTCAGACACAAGAGGGACTTCCTATAGAGAGCAGGCAAAGGTCGGCTGAGATGACACCTAACAGGGTGAGTGACAGTCCAGGAGGTCTGACAGGGGTTGGGGTCAGAAGGGCACGTCCAAGTCTGTGGATGAGGTTCGCTGAGGTCAAAGGTCAGAATGCATAggttgggggcggggggggcCTGGTGGGCAGGTGGTGGGTGGAGCCAAATTACACTGGGGGTGTAGCCTAGCCAGGCAAGAGAGCCCAGGGGAGGGTGAGACCGGGTAAGGGTCTCGGACCGGGAGAGGCTAGTGGGGAATCCGAGGTCCAGGACCCGGCCAGGCCTACCGAGCTGTGGCGAGGAGGGCTCGGTGGCCAAGGAGCTCTCGCTCAGGGCCGAGTTGCTCTGCTCCAGCGGCCGCTTGCGCACGGAGCTGTCAGGGACACCCGTGGCTGGCCGGTGCCGCTTCTTGTTCTTCACCAGGATGCGACCCCTCAGGTcatgggggctgggcaggggcactCCAGGGGCCAGCTGTGGTGGGGGGCACAGACGAGTCAGAGCCTGGCCTCCCGCACAGCCCCCACCCGCCTACCCCGGCCCCACCCCCTATACCGGGTACTTGTCCAGAGGGTCAATGAGCAAGGCATCCCCAAAGATGGAGCGGCAGTATTCAGCCATCTTGGCCTGCTGTTTTGCCCTGTGGGGTCAAGGTCACAGGTCAGAGGAAGGCGAGGGTCAAGGGACAGAGAACAGAGGTCCTTGGGGGGCATGGCACCCAGGCCGGATGTCACTAGCTGGCTCTGGGCTCAGGGTTCCCCTCCACTCACGAGTCCACGTGGTTCTCGAAGGAGAGGATTACTGGGTAGGGCGAGGTCTTGAAGGCCGACTCGGCGATGGCCTCGAGCACCTCACGCAGCGGCACCTCTGTGGTCATGGTGAAGCCGTGGGTGATGAACGGTTCCTCCTCAGGTGGCCGCCCCTTCCACACGTCGAGCTCCACGCAGCGGCAGccccacagcagggcctggcggtACATCTCCACCGACGACGTCCCGGCCAGCTGCCCCGCTGGGGGCAGGTGGAGTTACCTCAGCTGCCCACTCCCACATTGAACCAGGCCCTGCTTGGCAGTCCCTGGTCCAGACTCACTTCCAAATGCAGCCAGTGCCAACTCCCCAAGCCCCCTGCCCATGGCACCCACCAAGGAGGACAAAGGGCACCCACTGACCAAGCCTgtggcctggctggctggctggctgcagctCCAGGGCCCCGCCCCTTATCAGTGCCCACCACCCAGCTCAGCAGTCTGAGCCCAAAAGATCATGTGATACCTGCCCTAAGGCCCCTCACCTTCTTCTCCTACctggggagcctggagcctttctCCCACCATGCACCTGCCCATCCCAGCTCACTTCCCCAGGCAGCCAGGCCCTTCTCCAGGgaagcttcctccctgctgggtggcttcctcttccccagccctgcccacagtTAAGGGCTCAGGGCTCACCTGTGAGATAGGTGTTGTGGGAGGAGTTGATGAAATAGGAGCTCAGGGGCTGAGTCATGTCTGCGCTCAGATCCAGGGCTTCCAAGGGCAGGATGCCATTCTCGTCGCCTCCCAggtagcggctaaagccctccaTGGACATCTGATCTGGAATGGGGCGGAGGGTCAGCTGGGCCTTGTCTTTCGCTGGCTGGCAGGACAGGCGCCCTCCCAGCGCTCACCTCGCTCCAGGAACTGCTGGTTGGGCTCATACTTCTCAATGAGCAGGCGGGCCTGGGAGGGCCGCAGGGGCGGGTACAGCACCTCGTTGAGCCGCGGGTCCCGCTGCTTCTGGTTAATGAAGTCCATGAGCTGCTCCAGCGTCAGGTATGGCTTGCCCTTGGCGCCTCTGACAGGGTAAGGAAGGGCATAGGTAGCCAGGTCAAGCTGGAGCATCGCTTGCTTTCTCCCATGACACGCCCTCACCCTGAGAGACATCAGTTCCAGTACCCACTTCTGTGGGACCCAGGGCTACTGGTCACCCCTCcctgggccatctgctttccTGATACCAGCAGCGGCTGGGGCAGGATGGAGGCCCCTGAACCCTTGGCCCTCCCACGATGGCTGATTAAACCCAAACCAAAGCAGCCAGGCCTCCCCCACTCCCCGTCCCTGCCAGGCGCCCTGCGACCAGCACGGAGGGCCACCCCGCCCAGGGGGAGCATGCAGAGCCAGGAGAGACCGGCCGGCTCACATCTCCAGCAGGATCTTGTCGATGTCTGGCCGTAGACACAGCTTGTTCAGGAAGCGCTCGAAGATTTCCAAGGAAAACTCATCAGGCCGGATGGACTCACTCTGGGAGCCAAGGAGTGTGGGGTAAGAACCCAGCCACGGGCATCCCGGGAGCAGGGTTGCAGAGATAGGGGGTAGAGAGGGGGTGCCCACATGCTGCCACACCTACCCGGTTGAAATTGAGGCCACAGGATTCCAGCGCAGTCTCCACCCGCTTCTTGTCCGCGGAGAACATCTTCAGGATGCTGCggtgggcagcagggggaggagggagagggccaggggtcagggtctgCACAGGATGGGGGCTCACCAAGAGTGGGGGAAGGGAGCAGGGTTAGTTACTTTTTGACCGGGATCCGTCCATCCTGGTTGACCTGCAGCTTCAGCTTTGTGTACCTGGGAGTagaagcagcaggcagaaggGTCACCCTGGGAACAGTCCCCTGaactccctccccctgccacacCGGGAGCAGGGGCTCACGCTTTGCGTAGGAAAGTGTTCCGCGAGGCATTCTGAGCCAGGATGTTCATGGCCAACTTGAACAGCTCCTCTGACCACACCTGGGGGGCAGCACACACAGGGAAGGGTGGGCAGATGGCAGGGGGCGCAGGTTCAGCTGTCGGCCCAGACCCTAGGGGCAACCCCACCAGCTCCAGCTCGCCTCACCTTGGCAGTATCTTCCTGTACAGCCATGAAATTCAAGAACGTGGTGTTCACCGGGTCTGGCCCTGCCACTACCGTCATCAGCTTCTCCTCCAGCCGGGCATCGGGGCCCCCGAAGCCCAGCACCTCCCGGATCTTGGGGTCCTGGGTAGGGGAGGGTCAAGGGTGAGAATGGGTGTGTGCTGGTCCCCCCCACCCAGCCTGGTTAGCACCAAACTGTTAGCAGTTCTCACTCACCTTGGGCAGGCGGGCATAACGGCCCGTCCGCGTGTCCCTGATGGAACTGATGTCCAATGTGTCCACCTCCTAGGGAACCAGATGTCATGCTGTGTCTGAGAGGTTACAGGGAGGGAGCGAGGAATCCCCCTGCAAGCTCCCCATGGCCCAGCCAGGGCGTGGCCACCGCCTGGCCTGGCCGTTGCCCCAGCCTGAGCCCCCGCCCTCAGCACTTCCTGTCTGGGGAGCCGTGGGAGAGGTCAGCCAACAGCCGGGTCCCACCCCTACCCTGGGGCAGGGCgtggcctggggcagggggccCTTGGCCCATGAGAACTGCACAGGCACCAGCCCTCACCATGTTGGGTCCTGTCCAGTACAAGAAGAAGCCATTGGGGTCCACGCGTAAGGTCACCAGGTTCCGACTGGAGGCCTCCTGGGGACAGTATCATACAAGGGTCAGGGGGTGTGGTCCCCCCAAGCCTGAAGCTCAGCCACTTGGACTATGAGTTGCCTTTCCCCACCTCCCTTCCCCTTCACCTGGAAAATCCAACCCACTTCCTCCCATAGCACCCTGCTCTGGGCTTTGCAACCTCGAAGGCCCAAGGATCCTatgacaccccccacccccccggctcTAGTGACCTCCCCCCACGCAGTTCAGCCCCCTGGGACACAGGCTGGGATGAAAGCTCAACACTGCAAAGCCTTAGCCCACTAGCTGCCTGTGTCCCTCGACAGCTCGTACTGACCAGTCAAGGTCccctgcagctgccaccctgctccTGCCAGGCTCAGGTGGCAGCCCCGAGATTTGTGCCCACCCCCGCCCTCAGAACTGCGCTGGAGCTCAGTCTCCCAGTGCCCAGGCCCTGTGGTGAGCAGtggatggggggcagggaggcacATCTCGGCCCCATTTGGAGTCCCTGGGACACTCCACGGTCCCCCGCGTGACTGAGGCCCAGCAGCCAACAGCAAGGAGTTGGTCGGGACCTAAGTGGCCAAGTACCCCTGGGTACCAGTCTCCCAAAGAGGACCCCACTCACCCAGCAGGTGCCACCCCTTTGTCCCCCTCGCCCCGGCTCACACTCGGGCCACCTGACAGGTGTGCACCTGACAGGTGAGCAAGCTGGCACACAGGTCAACAGGAGCCAGAATTTGCAGGCAGCCACTAGGACCCAGGGAATTGGGAccccctcagggctcctggtcaCTGTGTAGTCCacagtgggggctggggagggtgcTTAGGGCTAGGGCACCCACCACTCCCCAACCTCACTTTCCTTACCCTCTAATTGGGGATGGTGCCAGCCCCGCCCAGTCCCTGCTTACAAACTGCATGGATCTGGGAACAGAAGGCACAGGAGGCCTGGGGTTTTGGGGGATCCAGGGGTCCCCCCACCACTGGCTGCTGACATCTCGCATCAGCCCCCCTACATTCAAACTGCCAATTGtgccctctagctgaagcccccACTAGTGTGTGCAGCGGGAGTTCTGAGGATACCCCCTTAACCCTAAAAGCCCTCCCCAGCCCTTTCCCAAGGGCCTTGGCCTTCCAAGACCGCCCAGCCTGGCAGCCTGGCAGCCTGGCACCCCAATCCCAGGACAGCACCCCCTTACCCCTCCTCAGGGTTTTCTCCCTGCTCCCACTTCCTTATTTGGGTTTATCAGACTGGAAGGCAAAGGAGAAACTTCTCCCTTCTGGCCCGCCTCACGGGAGGGGTCTTCCCGGCAGcccctccagggcctggcacccgCACCCGCACACCTGCTGCCCGGGCCacgcccccagcccctcccccagctcccacGCCTCCCGCCCCACCCAGCCGGAAAGGAGCCCTGTCTTCCAGGCCTGTGGCCCGACTGGGAAGGAGCCGGCGAGGAAGCCCAGGCCGGCGGGGCGGCGGCCCCGGGGAGGAGGGGCCCGGGAGCCCGGCGGGAGGGGGCGGCGGATGGGGAGCGCAGGTGGGCGCCCCGTAGGCGCCAGAAACGGCCCAAAGCAGGAAAAGGAGGGCCAGGATTGATGGGGGTTCAAAGTTCCCAGGCTAAGGAGTGGGGAGCAAAGTTCCCAGGGCTGGAcggagttgggggtggggtggcaaaGTCCCCAGGAGGAGGTGACTTGGGGCTCCCACCCGTGGCAAGGAGAGCTGCACCCGGGGGCTGCCCAGACAGTGTGGGAAAGTGATGAATGGAGCCGGACGTTGGCAAGAGTGGGGTCCCAGCGGCACCACTCAGGACGAGGGTGTCCTGAAGCGCACTGGGAAGGGCCGGGGTCCTCCAACCAccgtgtggggtgggccggggcCGGGCAATGTCCTGGCGGGTCAGGCTGAGCTCCGAGAACCCAGAATTCGTCTGACAGGAAGGAGTGAGAAGCCAGTGAAGAGGAGGGCAGCATTTATTGGGGTTTAAAGTCTCCGGCGCCCAAGAGTGGAGGGCCAAATTTTTCCACAGAGCTGAGGGACCCGGAGAAGAGGGGTAGACAAAGTCTTCATTATGGGGGACAGTTGGGGACTCAGTTTCCGGAGTGCGACCAGGTTGCGATGGGGCCGCTGCAGTCCGCCGAGGCTGGAGTGGGGGTCCCGGGCCCCAGGAGTCCCTGGATCGGGGCGGAACAGGGGCCCGCGGCGGCTTACCTCGTCCCATTTGATGAACTTACTCCCGCGCCGCAGGGTCTCCACCACGGTGGGCGGCTCCAGCTGCAGCGCGTGCACGCCGGGCCTGGCGCCCGCCATGGCCGGGCCAGGGGCGGGCCGGGGACGCACGGAGCCCCCGACGGGGACCGACGGCGCCGCTGCTCCGTGCGCGCGGCCCGCTCCGGCCCCGCGGCGTCAGCGCCCGGCCGCCCGGCCGCCCGTCTGTCCCGGACCGACCGGAGCCTCGGCGGGgcccgggcggggcggggcgggggcggggccccGCAGACCCCGCCCCCTGCCGCGCCGGCTCCCCCTGGCGGCCGGGGCGGTGACGGCGGCCAGAGCGGGGCTGGAGGCTACGGGCTGCAGGGACCGGTCGTGGCGGAGGCTCGGCAAGAGGGGATCCCTGGCGCCAGCCGAGGAGGGAAGGCGCTGGAGACGAGAGGTGGGGGTGGCTATTGGCGGTGCCCCAGGAGGGACGCTTCGGAGCTGAGCAAGGGTCTAGTGCTGGGCAGCGCCCGGGCCCTGCGGGTCCTGGCTAAGTGCAGAAAAAGCCACTCCCACCCTTCTGGGTGCCCTCCTGCAGCTGCGCCCCCTCCCTGGAGCACTTAGCAGGCTAATGAGCCTCCCGCAGGCGcgcaccctcccccaccccatccctctgcGCTCGGCACCCGCCGCCTCGTTTGAGGACCCAGGCATCCTGGCCTTCCAGACGCAACATCTTGGAACAGCCCCTTTCTTGTGCCATAGATCCCACCCCAGCCCACAACCCAAGCCGCAGCCTGGCCTTGTTGGCCAAGAGAAGGCTGGCGGTCTGCCCCCCACAGCGGTCAGAGCCTTGGGGGTGTTCCCAAAGGGGGCAGTTGGGGCTCTGCAGTGACTGGCCCTGAAATCTGTGTCCCAGACTTAGGAGGAGGGGCAGCCGCATAGGcactgggaggggaggggctgcagcCCCTCCCGCAGGGCTCAGCTGGGGGGGCTCCTGCCTGGGGGCCCCTGTGGGAGCCCCCCCAATCCACAGACTGGCAGCAGCAGGTTGAAAGTAGAACTCACCCAGAGGGGCCAGCCAAGTCACCTAGAAACCCAGAAAGAGCCGGAGCTAGCTCTGGGGGAGGAGAGGTCAGCCAGGTATGAGGGCCCTGGCAGGGCCCCTTGCCCCAGGCTCCCAGACACCCCACCTCTGGGGGTGATCCCTGCCTGACACTGACCTTCCCCTGAGCTCCCACTGTGCAGGTCGCCAACCCTAAGCCTGCCCAATATCATCTCCACGGGAGAATCAGGAGGGCAAGGGACTTGCCCAAGGTCCCACAGCTCTCATGGGCAGGATTTCAACCCATGGACTCGTGACTAAGGGGCTACTGAGAGCCCACGGGGCCTTCCCTGGAGGACAGGGCCTTCCCCGGAGGACGTAGGACAGACGCAAAGCTTGGTTCTGTGAACAGCTGCTGATGGTGGCACAGCCCGATGAATGGCTCTGTGACTTGGTCGCCTGCTCCAAGCTGGGAGGAGAATGTGGCTGACAGGGATCCTTGAAGCAGGACATTCCCAAGGCCACAGGATGGTTCTGTGCCAGTGCGGGGCTGCTGGGGCTTCCTGCAGGGGGACTGGGTGGCCTGGGCCTCTTATGCTCACCCCGCCTGCTGGTCCCTGGAGGCTGGGGAGCCCCCATTAGAGGATGCcttcctgcagcctgggctgtAGTAATAGGGCTTCTCGGCAGAGGGTAATGGTGGAAGGCAGGCAGCCCATCCGGCCTGC
The sequence above is a segment of the Ochotona princeps isolate mOchPri1 chromosome 4, mOchPri1.hap1, whole genome shotgun sequence genome. Coding sequences within it:
- the PLCB3 gene encoding 1-phosphatidylinositol 4,5-bisphosphate phosphodiesterase beta-3 isoform X2, with product MEVDTLDISSIRDTRTGRYARLPKDPKIREVLGFGGPDARLEEKLMTVVAGPDPVNTTFLNFMAVQEDTAKVWSEELFKLAMNILAQNASRNTFLRKAYTKLKLQVNQDGRIPVKNILKMFSADKKRVETALESCGLNFNRSESIRPDEFSLEIFERFLNKLCLRPDIDKILLEIGAKGKPYLTLEQLMDFINQKQRDPRLNEVLYPPLRPSQARLLIEKYEPNQQFLERDQMSMEGFSRYLGGDENGILPLEALDLSADMTQPLSSYFINSSHNTYLTAGQLAGTSSVEMYRQALLWGCRCVELDVWKGRPPEEEPFITHGFTMTTEVPLREVLEAIAESAFKTSPYPVILSFENHVDSAKQQAKMAEYCRSIFGDALLIDPLDKYPLAPGVPLPSPHDLRGRILVKNKKRHRPATGVPDSSVRKRPLEQSNSALSESSLATEPSSPQLGSPSSDSCPGLSNGEDVGLEKPGLEPRKSLGEEGLQRGPEADREEEEEEEEEEEQTDPKKPTTDEGTASSEVNATEEMSTLVNYIEPVKFKSFEAARKRNKCFEMSSFVETKAMEQLTKSPLEFVEYNKQQLSRIYPKGTRVDSSNYMPQLFWNVGCQLVALNFQTLDVAMQLNAGVFEYNGRSGYLLKPEFMRRPDKSFDPFTEVIVDGIVANALRVKVISGQFLSDRKVGIYVEVDMFGLPVDTRRKYRTKTSQGNSFNPVWDEEPFDFPKVVLPTLASLRIAAFEEGGKFVGHRILPVSAIRSGYHYVCLRNEANQPLCLPALLIYTEASDYIPDDHQDYAEALINPIKHVSLMDQRAKQLAALIGESEAGPDTSQEAPCQPPGCQLTPNPTPSSLDSSPRRPVGPITSPTSTSLSSPGQRDDLIASILSEVTPTPLEELRAHKALAKLRGRQEREMRELVKKQQRKADALTRRLLHSLAQARAGVLGGAAVGEDRKQQEVEVKRWQDFQNQQVQCLLELREAQVDAEGELRLEHLRQAQQRLRETVLDAHTTQFKRLKEVNEREKKELQKILDRKRHNSISEAKTREKHKKEAELTEINRRHITESVNSIRRLEEAQKQRQERLVAGQQQVLQQLAEEEPKLLAQLARECQEQRARLPLEARRSLLGTVPEGLGDGPLVACASNGHALGRSDPVADPDLESQEENTQL
- the PLCB3 gene encoding 1-phosphatidylinositol 4,5-bisphosphate phosphodiesterase beta-3 isoform X1, coding for MAGARPGVHALQLEPPTVVETLRRGSKFIKWDEEASSRNLVTLRVDPNGFFLYWTGPNMEVDTLDISSIRDTRTGRYARLPKDPKIREVLGFGGPDARLEEKLMTVVAGPDPVNTTFLNFMAVQEDTAKVWSEELFKLAMNILAQNASRNTFLRKAYTKLKLQVNQDGRIPVKNILKMFSADKKRVETALESCGLNFNRSESIRPDEFSLEIFERFLNKLCLRPDIDKILLEIGAKGKPYLTLEQLMDFINQKQRDPRLNEVLYPPLRPSQARLLIEKYEPNQQFLERDQMSMEGFSRYLGGDENGILPLEALDLSADMTQPLSSYFINSSHNTYLTAGQLAGTSSVEMYRQALLWGCRCVELDVWKGRPPEEEPFITHGFTMTTEVPLREVLEAIAESAFKTSPYPVILSFENHVDSAKQQAKMAEYCRSIFGDALLIDPLDKYPLAPGVPLPSPHDLRGRILVKNKKRHRPATGVPDSSVRKRPLEQSNSALSESSLATEPSSPQLGSPSSDSCPGLSNGEDVGLEKPGLEPRKSLGEEGLQRGPEADREEEEEEEEEEEQTDPKKPTTDEGTASSEVNATEEMSTLVNYIEPVKFKSFEAARKRNKCFEMSSFVETKAMEQLTKSPLEFVEYNKQQLSRIYPKGTRVDSSNYMPQLFWNVGCQLVALNFQTLDVAMQLNAGVFEYNGRSGYLLKPEFMRRPDKSFDPFTEVIVDGIVANALRVKVISGQFLSDRKVGIYVEVDMFGLPVDTRRKYRTKTSQGNSFNPVWDEEPFDFPKVVLPTLASLRIAAFEEGGKFVGHRILPVSAIRSGYHYVCLRNEANQPLCLPALLIYTEASDYIPDDHQDYAEALINPIKHVSLMDQRAKQLAALIGESEAGPDTSQEAPCQPPGCQLTPNPTPSSLDSSPRRPVGPITSPTSTSLSSPGQRDDLIASILSEVTPTPLEELRAHKALAKLRGRQEREMRELVKKQQRKADALTRRLLHSLAQARAGVLGGAAVGEDRKQQEVEVKRWQDFQNQQVQCLLELREAQVDAEGELRLEHLRQAQQRLRETVLDAHTTQFKRLKEVNEREKKELQKILDRKRHNSISEAKTREKHKKEAELTEINRRHITESVNSIRRLEEAQKQRQERLVAGQQQVLQQLAEEEPKLLAQLARECQEQRARLPLEARRSLLGTVPEGLGDGPLVACASNGHALGRSDPVADPDLESQEENTQL